Proteins encoded within one genomic window of Thiothrix litoralis:
- a CDS encoding electron transport complex subunit E, whose translation MSTDYARLTRDGLWDNNVVFAQGLALCPTLAVTSTATNGLGMGLATTAVLVVSNLLVSSVRNIVSPAVRIPVYIVLIATLVTLVDMALNAWVHELYKVLGLFIALIVVNCAILGRAESYASKNSLVPSMVDGLMMGLGFTLALVILGGVREVLGSGTLFASASLLLGKAFSFMELTIIPDYKGFLLMILPPGGFMALGFLLAGKRVWDGRKT comes from the coding sequence ATGAGTACCGATTATGCACGCCTCACCCGTGATGGGTTGTGGGACAACAATGTGGTGTTCGCGCAAGGCTTGGCACTGTGCCCGACGCTGGCTGTGACCAGCACCGCGACCAATGGCTTGGGGATGGGGCTGGCAACCACGGCAGTGTTGGTGGTTTCCAACCTGCTGGTGTCGTCGGTGCGCAATATTGTCAGTCCAGCGGTGCGGATTCCGGTTTACATTGTGCTGATTGCGACACTGGTGACGCTGGTGGATATGGCACTGAATGCGTGGGTGCATGAGCTTTACAAGGTATTGGGCTTGTTCATCGCGCTGATCGTGGTCAACTGTGCGATTTTGGGGCGGGCGGAATCGTATGCATCCAAGAACTCGCTGGTGCCGTCAATGGTGGACGGGCTGATGATGGGGCTGGGGTTCACGCTGGCGTTGGTGATCCTTGGCGGGGTGCGCGAAGTGCTGGGTAGCGGCACGTTGTTTGCCAGTGCATCGCTGTTGCTGGGCAAGGCGTTTTCCTTTATGGAACTGACTATTATCCCCGATTACAAAGGCTTTTTGTTGATGATTTTGCCGCCGGGTGGGTTTATGGCACTGGGTTTCCTGCTGGCGGGGAAACGGGTGTGGGATGGGAGAAAAACATGA
- the rsxG gene encoding electron transport complex subunit RsxG — translation MTTEAKTPLLERIPYQAILLGACAAIAAALLLGVDNATREPIAQRKMEDLQQSLAQVVPDDLHDNNIVAKPLLLMGADGKEVKVYQGTKAGKVTALVWETVGFGYAGEIRTIIALDPEGKILGTRVLSHKETPGLGDKIEAAKADWITKFTGLSLGNPPEDQWKVKKDGGQFDQFSGATITPRAVVKSLHEALQFFEAHKAEMLEVKP, via the coding sequence ATGACGACTGAAGCCAAAACCCCGTTGCTGGAACGCATTCCCTACCAAGCAATCCTGTTGGGTGCGTGTGCCGCGATTGCCGCCGCTTTGCTGTTGGGGGTGGATAACGCCACCCGCGAACCGATTGCGCAGCGCAAGATGGAAGACCTGCAACAATCACTGGCGCAAGTCGTGCCGGATGATTTGCACGATAACAACATCGTCGCCAAACCCTTGCTATTGATGGGCGCAGATGGCAAGGAGGTCAAGGTTTACCAAGGCACTAAAGCAGGCAAAGTCACCGCGCTGGTGTGGGAAACCGTCGGCTTCGGCTACGCGGGCGAAATCCGCACCATCATTGCACTTGACCCGGAAGGCAAAATCCTTGGTACGCGGGTGTTGTCACACAAGGAAACACCGGGGCTGGGTGACAAGATCGAAGCCGCCAAGGCTGACTGGATTACCAAGTTCACCGGGCTTTCCTTGGGCAATCCGCCCGAAGACCAGTGGAAAGTGAAAAAAGACGGCGGGCAATTTGATCAGTTCAGCGGTGCAACCATTACCCCGCGTGCGGTGGTGAAAAGCCTGCACGAAGCATTGCAATTCTTTGAAGCCCACAAGGCGGAAATGCTGGAGGTAAAACCATGA
- a CDS encoding RnfABCDGE type electron transport complex subunit D translates to MSLLISSPHTHSGKSVHTTMLLVMLALAPATVFGLYLFGLPAISLFLITILGCVLAEAIALKIMGKPVGKYLSDGSAILTGWLLAMSLPPTAPWWIGLLGAFLAIIIGKQVFGGIGQNLFNPAMVARVALLISFPLEMTTWVTVDGVSGATQLGHIRTETGQGHTLTSLADILPSVSDMGLGMMGGSMGETSSVLLLLGGLFLLWKRIITWHIPVSIIGTLLVLAGIMHAVNPDVYPGVEVHLLAGATLLGAFFIATDLVTSPVSPTGQLIFGVGCGLLVYVIRTWAGYPEGMAFAVLLMNAVTPLIDHYFRPRIYGRDRKGEPLNYASGENK, encoded by the coding sequence ATGAGCCTATTGATTTCCAGCCCACACACCCATTCCGGCAAAAGTGTCCACACCACCATGTTGCTGGTGATGCTGGCACTTGCCCCCGCGACCGTTTTCGGCTTGTACCTGTTCGGTTTGCCTGCCATCAGCCTGTTTTTGATCACCATCCTCGGCTGCGTGCTGGCGGAGGCGATAGCGCTGAAAATCATGGGCAAGCCCGTAGGCAAATACCTTAGCGACGGTTCGGCGATTCTCACCGGCTGGTTGCTGGCAATGAGTTTGCCACCGACTGCGCCCTGGTGGATTGGGCTATTGGGCGCGTTTCTCGCCATCATTATTGGCAAGCAAGTGTTCGGTGGCATCGGGCAAAACCTGTTCAACCCGGCAATGGTAGCGCGGGTGGCGTTGCTGATTTCCTTCCCGCTGGAAATGACCACGTGGGTGACAGTCGATGGGGTTAGCGGTGCGACCCAGCTGGGGCATATCCGTACTGAAACCGGGCAGGGGCATACCTTGACGAGCCTTGCCGACATTTTGCCGAGTGTCAGCGACATGGGGCTGGGAATGATGGGCGGCAGCATGGGCGAAACCTCGTCGGTATTGCTGCTGCTTGGCGGCTTGTTCCTGCTGTGGAAACGCATTATTACTTGGCACATTCCTGTGTCGATAATTGGCACGCTGTTGGTGTTGGCGGGGATCATGCACGCTGTTAACCCTGATGTTTACCCCGGTGTGGAAGTGCATTTGCTGGCGGGGGCTACCTTGTTAGGTGCGTTCTTCATCGCTACTGATCTGGTCACATCCCCTGTGTCTCCGACCGGACAACTGATATTCGGCGTGGGCTGTGGCTTGCTGGTGTACGTGATTCGCACCTGGGCAGGCTACCCGGAAGGCATGGCGTTCGCGGTATTGCTCATGAATGCTGTTACCCCGCTGATTGACCACTATTTCCGCCCACGCATTTACGGGCGTGACCGTAAGGGTGAACCCCTCAACTATGCCAGCGGGGAGAACAAATAA
- the rsxC gene encoding electron transport complex subunit RsxC, whose product MKLFSIRGGVHPHDCKILSEDKAIENLPMPSLLHIPLQQHIGAAAKPAVKRGDHVLKGQLLANSQGMISAPIHAPTSGRIVGVGHYPAHHASGLSVHTITLQPDGKDEWGELNPPADPFALEPAEIATRVAAAGIVGMGGATFPSAVKLNLRNRYKLHTLVINGAECEPYLTCDDRLMREYSAHTIDGIRIMAYALGVENIIIGIENNKPEAQAAMRETATVFPNIQVVGLPMRYPMGSEKHLVQTLTGLETPARGLTADIGIVVHNPATALAVRDALREGKPLVSRVVTVSGGAVRQPRNLRVLLGTKVQDVIDHCEGFNVEPARLISGGPMMGNLLPDTRVPLVKGCNGILALTAKEVSENQESPCIRCASCVQACPCGLLPLEMAANARAGNLDAVTKLGLMDCIACGSCSYVCPAHIPLVQYFNYAKGELASRQRAKHKQDETKRLIEQRNERMAAQERAKKEMMERRKREAAAKKAAAAAAAAKTAQEASA is encoded by the coding sequence ATGAAATTATTCAGCATCCGTGGCGGCGTACACCCGCACGATTGCAAGATCCTGAGCGAGGACAAAGCCATCGAAAACCTGCCGATGCCGAGCTTATTGCACATTCCTTTGCAGCAGCACATTGGCGCAGCGGCGAAACCGGCGGTCAAGCGCGGCGATCACGTCCTCAAAGGGCAATTGCTGGCTAACAGCCAAGGAATGATTTCCGCGCCCATCCATGCCCCCACCTCCGGGCGCATCGTCGGGGTCGGGCATTACCCCGCGCACCACGCCTCCGGCCTGTCGGTACACACCATCACCCTGCAACCCGACGGCAAGGATGAGTGGGGCGAACTCAACCCACCCGCTGACCCGTTCGCGCTCGAACCTGCCGAAATCGCCACTCGCGTTGCCGCTGCCGGAATCGTCGGCATGGGCGGCGCAACCTTCCCCTCCGCCGTCAAACTCAACCTGCGTAACCGTTACAAGCTGCACACGCTGGTGATCAACGGCGCGGAATGCGAACCCTACCTGACCTGCGACGACCGCCTGATGCGCGAATATTCCGCGCATACCATCGACGGCATCCGCATCATGGCTTACGCACTGGGGGTGGAAAACATCATCATCGGCATCGAAAACAACAAGCCCGAAGCGCAAGCCGCGATGCGCGAAACCGCCACCGTCTTCCCCAACATCCAGGTCGTCGGCTTACCGATGCGCTACCCGATGGGGTCGGAAAAGCATCTGGTGCAAACCCTCACCGGGCTGGAAACGCCTGCACGCGGCTTGACCGCTGACATTGGCATTGTGGTGCATAACCCGGCAACCGCGCTGGCAGTCCGCGATGCTTTACGAGAAGGTAAACCGTTAGTCTCCCGCGTCGTTACCGTTTCCGGCGGGGCAGTGCGCCAGCCACGCAACCTGCGCGTATTGCTCGGTACAAAAGTGCAGGACGTGATCGACCATTGCGAAGGTTTCAACGTCGAACCTGCCCGCCTGATCAGTGGTGGGCCGATGATGGGCAACCTGCTGCCCGATACCCGCGTACCGCTGGTGAAAGGTTGCAACGGCATCCTCGCCCTCACAGCCAAAGAGGTGTCGGAAAATCAGGAATCGCCCTGCATCCGCTGCGCCAGTTGCGTGCAAGCCTGCCCGTGTGGGTTGTTGCCGCTGGAAATGGCAGCCAATGCCCGCGCTGGCAACCTCGATGCCGTCACCAAACTGGGGCTGATGGATTGCATCGCTTGCGGTTCGTGTTCCTACGTTTGCCCCGCGCACATTCCGCTGGTGCAATATTTCAACTACGCCAAAGGTGAACTCGCCAGCCGCCAACGCGCCAAGCACAAGCAGGACGAAACCAAACGCCTGATTGAACAGCGCAACGAACGCATGGCAGCCCAAGAACGTGCCAAGAAGGAAATGATGGAACGCCGCAAACGCGAAGCCGCAGCCAAAAAAGCTGCCGCAGCGGCGGCTGCTGCCAAAACCGCACAGGAGGCAAGCGCATGA
- the rsxB gene encoding electron transport complex subunit RsxB, with translation MTAILILMTLGLLLGGLLGLAGQYFKVEGNPLQEEIEALMPGSQCGQCGFPGCAPAAEAIANGAAPVTACPPGGKALAETLAAKLGVSIDLSGVADKGPMIAYVHENLCIGCTKCFKRCPTDAIVGSSKQIHAVFADACTGCEKCFEVCPTECIEMRPLTHTVQTWYWPSPIMTGVAV, from the coding sequence ATGACTGCGATTTTGATTCTGATGACCTTGGGGTTGTTGCTGGGCGGGCTGTTAGGGCTGGCAGGACAATATTTCAAGGTGGAAGGCAATCCGTTACAGGAAGAAATTGAGGCGTTGATGCCCGGTTCGCAATGTGGGCAGTGTGGTTTTCCCGGCTGTGCGCCAGCGGCGGAAGCGATTGCCAACGGTGCAGCGCCCGTGACTGCTTGCCCGCCCGGTGGTAAGGCGTTGGCGGAAACACTGGCGGCGAAGCTGGGTGTCAGCATTGATCTTTCCGGCGTGGCGGATAAGGGGCCGATGATTGCGTATGTGCATGAAAACTTGTGCATCGGCTGCACCAAGTGCTTTAAGCGTTGCCCGACGGATGCCATTGTGGGCAGTTCCAAGCAGATTCATGCGGTGTTTGCGGATGCTTGCACCGGCTGTGAGAAGTGCTTTGAGGTTTGCCCAACGGAATGTATTGAGATGCGCCCGCTGACGCATACGGTGCAGACGTGGTATTGGCCGAGTCCGATCATGACAGGAGTTGCAGTATGA
- the rsxA gene encoding electron transport complex subunit RsxA → MEYFMILLGTVLVNNVVLVKFLGLCPFMGVSKQIDSAIGMGMATTFVLTLASVAGWMLEHWVLQPFDLGFLRILSFILVIAAMVQFTEMVIKKVSPALYQVLGIFLPLITTNCAVLGVALLNVQEQHSFLQTLLYGFGSAVGFTLVLVIFAGLRERLALAQVPAAFGGLPIAFIVAGLLSLAFMGFAGLASQ, encoded by the coding sequence ATGGAATATTTCATGATCTTGCTCGGTACGGTACTGGTGAACAACGTGGTGTTGGTCAAGTTCCTGGGGCTTTGTCCGTTCATGGGGGTTTCCAAGCAGATTGACTCGGCGATTGGCATGGGCATGGCGACGACGTTTGTGCTGACGCTGGCGTCGGTGGCGGGCTGGATGCTGGAACACTGGGTATTGCAGCCGTTTGATCTGGGTTTCCTGCGGATTTTGTCGTTTATTTTGGTGATTGCGGCGATGGTGCAGTTTACCGAAATGGTGATTAAGAAGGTGTCGCCCGCGCTGTATCAGGTGTTGGGGATTTTCCTGCCGCTGATTACCACCAATTGCGCGGTGCTGGGCGTGGCGCTGCTGAATGTGCAAGAACAGCACAGTTTTCTGCAAACCTTGCTGTATGGGTTTGGGTCGGCGGTGGGGTTTACTTTGGTGCTGGTGATTTTTGCAGGTTTGCGTGAACGGCTGGCGTTGGCGCAAGTGCCAGCGGCGTTTGGCGGGTTGCCGATTGCGTTCATTGTTGCCGGGTTGTTGTCGCTGGCGTTTATGGGTTTTGCGGGGCTGGCGAGCCAATAG
- the nifL gene encoding nitrogen fixation negative regulator NifL: MHKPSTSFAEHYADLSHIAGFEHVTPGLSLQAILETVEQAPVAISITDTRANILYVNSAFEELTGYSRDEICGQNESVLSCKTTPLEIYRTLWRTIQSGKEWRGTLINRNKAGDRYLAEVTVAPVLDAQRNITNFLGMHRDISVIHNLEQQLKHQKILSDTIFDLAPAIVVLLDSNRNILMDNKAYKHLKVEFGTIEPIHLFLDALKDRLPSLDGETFDNFHDVQIRFDAPNGNECWFTLSGIHVEELDDAAKNYFALTSSGGHYLLLVATDITTRKAELERARIQHLKVQMAEQELTSSVRETLAGAIFQLETPLNVIQAALVMPPSSTEALYPVLQQVLESSYRAINAMRMAIPRAEHGTYSLVNINQVLKDLLIIATDRMLSEGVVVDWRPEPVLPTIMGNEASLRRMFNYLLDNALLALHEAGRVHRELRIHTRLHDDSISVEITDNGIGIPPALRLKVFEPFHSGWKRGNGNVGMGLCMAQEIVNNHDGSISIDPDYPNGCRIRVNLPLKASNGGME; encoded by the coding sequence ATGCACAAGCCAAGCACCTCATTCGCCGAACACTACGCCGACCTCTCGCACATTGCCGGATTCGAGCATGTGACCCCCGGCTTATCGCTGCAAGCCATCCTTGAAACCGTGGAGCAAGCCCCGGTTGCGATTTCCATTACCGACACCCGCGCCAATATCCTCTACGTGAACAGCGCGTTTGAGGAATTAACCGGCTATTCCCGCGACGAGATTTGCGGGCAAAACGAATCGGTACTGTCCTGCAAAACCACACCGCTGGAAATTTACCGCACGTTATGGCGCACCATCCAAAGCGGCAAAGAATGGCGCGGTACGCTGATTAACCGCAACAAAGCGGGCGACCGCTACCTCGCCGAAGTCACCGTTGCGCCTGTGCTGGATGCTCAGCGCAATATCACCAACTTTCTCGGAATGCACCGCGACATATCGGTGATCCATAACCTCGAACAGCAACTCAAACACCAAAAAATCCTCTCCGACACCATTTTCGATCTCGCTCCGGCCATCGTGGTATTGCTCGATAGCAATCGTAATATCTTGATGGATAACAAAGCCTACAAACACCTCAAAGTCGAATTCGGTACAATCGAACCCATCCACCTATTCCTCGACGCACTCAAGGATCGCTTGCCCTCGCTTGACGGTGAAACCTTCGACAACTTCCACGATGTGCAAATCCGTTTCGACGCGCCCAATGGCAACGAATGCTGGTTCACCCTGTCCGGCATCCACGTCGAAGAACTCGACGATGCCGCCAAAAACTATTTCGCCCTAACCAGCAGCGGCGGGCATTACCTGCTGTTGGTTGCCACCGACATCACCACCCGCAAGGCCGAGCTGGAACGCGCCCGCATCCAACACCTCAAAGTGCAAATGGCGGAACAAGAACTCACCAGCAGCGTCCGCGAAACTTTGGCAGGCGCGATTTTTCAACTGGAAACTCCGCTCAACGTGATCCAAGCCGCTCTGGTCATGCCGCCCTCTTCCACCGAAGCCTTGTACCCGGTGCTGCAACAAGTGCTGGAATCGTCTTATCGCGCCATCAACGCCATGCGCATGGCAATCCCCAGAGCCGAACACGGCACGTATTCCTTGGTCAACATCAATCAGGTGCTCAAAGACTTGCTCATTATTGCCACCGACCGGATGCTCTCGGAAGGCGTGGTCGTCGATTGGCGACCCGAACCCGTGCTACCCACCATCATGGGCAACGAAGCCTCCTTGCGGCGCATGTTCAACTACCTGCTCGACAATGCCCTGCTCGCGCTGCACGAAGCGGGGCGCGTACACCGCGAATTGCGCATTCACACCCGTTTACACGACGACAGCATTAGCGTGGAAATCACCGACAACGGCATCGGCATTCCCCCCGCACTACGCCTGAAAGTATTTGAACCCTTCCACAGTGGCTGGAAACGCGGCAACGGCAATGTCGGCATGGGCTTGTGCATGGCGCAAGAAATCGTCAACAACCACGACGGCAGTATCAGCATCGACCCCGATTACCCCAACGGTTGCCGTATCCGCGTCAACCTACCCCTAAAAGCCAGCAACGGGGGGATGGAATGA
- the nifA gene encoding nif-specific transcriptional activator NifA yields MSHDNAQLQQTLNLLEDELACIYAVSKVLSRSLNLKETLREVLRVLHEEGQLEHGMVSLLDGDSGDLLLLELHRADKLTVENVRYRAGEGIMGLAIEMDKPLIIRKLADEPRFLDKLGVYNPVLPLIAVPIRARGDEIVGVLAAQPPAELHLLGERRRFLEMIGNLIGQNVVLANEVASDKQELQKERDSLRRKVKGESGFANLIGRTRVMQVVFDQARQVAKWNTTVLIRGESGTGKELIANAIHYHSPRANNAFIKLNCAALPDNLLESELFGHEKGAFTGAVSQRKGRFEQADGGTLFLDEIGEITPAFQAKLLRVLQEGEFERVGGTRTLKVEVRVIAATNRNLEQEVRAGEFREDLYYRLNVMPIIMPPLRERLEDIPDLARFLVNKISNKQGRPLDIGDSAIRALMHHGWPGNVRELENCMERAAILSTDGHIDQQVIHLTGLDSHFPVETSSTTVKQPPKIDLDSPDLDERERVITALEEAGWVQAKAARLLNMTPRQIAYRIQILNIQVRQI; encoded by the coding sequence ATGAGCCACGACAACGCGCAATTGCAACAAACCCTCAACTTGCTGGAAGACGAACTTGCCTGTATTTACGCCGTCAGCAAGGTGTTAAGCCGCTCCCTCAACCTCAAGGAAACCTTGCGCGAAGTGCTGCGCGTACTGCACGAAGAAGGCCAGCTCGAACACGGCATGGTCAGCTTGCTGGACGGCGATAGCGGCGATTTGCTGCTGCTGGAATTGCACCGTGCCGACAAACTTACCGTAGAAAACGTGCGCTACCGTGCAGGCGAAGGCATTATGGGGCTGGCGATTGAAATGGATAAGCCGCTGATTATCCGCAAGTTAGCCGACGAACCGCGTTTCCTCGACAAACTCGGCGTATACAACCCAGTGTTGCCGCTGATTGCCGTGCCGATCCGCGCCCGTGGCGATGAAATCGTCGGCGTATTAGCTGCACAACCGCCCGCTGAATTGCATTTGCTGGGCGAACGCCGCCGTTTCCTTGAAATGATTGGCAACCTGATCGGGCAAAATGTAGTCCTTGCCAACGAAGTCGCCAGCGACAAGCAGGAACTGCAAAAAGAACGCGACTCCTTGCGCCGCAAGGTCAAAGGCGAATCCGGTTTCGCCAACCTGATCGGACGCACCCGCGTGATGCAAGTCGTGTTCGACCAAGCGCGGCAAGTTGCCAAGTGGAACACTACTGTACTCATTCGCGGTGAATCCGGCACGGGTAAAGAGCTGATCGCCAACGCCATCCACTACCATTCACCCCGCGCTAATAATGCTTTCATCAAACTCAACTGCGCCGCTTTGCCGGACAATTTGTTGGAATCCGAACTATTCGGACATGAAAAAGGCGCATTTACTGGCGCGGTCAGCCAGCGCAAAGGGCGTTTTGAGCAAGCCGACGGCGGCACGCTGTTTCTGGATGAAATCGGCGAAATCACCCCCGCGTTCCAAGCCAAATTGCTACGGGTCTTGCAGGAAGGCGAGTTCGAGCGCGTCGGCGGTACGCGCACTCTCAAGGTCGAGGTGCGCGTCATCGCCGCCACCAACCGCAATCTGGAACAGGAAGTGCGGGCGGGCGAGTTCCGCGAAGACTTGTATTACCGCCTCAACGTGATGCCGATCATCATGCCGCCATTGCGCGAACGCTTAGAAGACATTCCCGACCTTGCCCGCTTTCTGGTCAATAAAATCAGCAACAAGCAAGGGCGACCACTGGATATTGGCGACAGTGCCATCCGTGCGCTGATGCACCACGGCTGGCCGGGCAATGTGCGTGAGCTGGAAAACTGCATGGAACGTGCCGCAATTCTCAGCACCGATGGGCATATTGACCAGCAAGTGATCCACCTGACGGGGTTGGATAGCCATTTCCCGGTAGAAACCAGCAGCACTACTGTCAAACAGCCACCCAAGATTGATCTGGATTCGCCGGATCTGGACGAACGTGAGCGCGTGATTACGGCTCTGGAAGAAGCGGGTTGGGTGCAAGCCAAGGCCGCGCGGTTGCTGAATATGACACCGCGCCAAATTGCCTACCGTATCCAAATACTCAATATTCAGGTGCGACAAATCTGA
- the nifB gene encoding nitrogenase cofactor biosynthesis protein NifB yields the protein MELTVLGQSQTTAPEAGGCASSGCGSNDDQLNHLPEHIRAKVHNHPCYSEEAHHHYARMHVAVAPACNIQCHYCNRKYDCSNESRPGVVSELLTPDQAVKKVMTVAANIPQMTVLGIAGPGDPLANPERTFDTFRQLTEKAPDIKLCVSTNGLALPELVDELCKHNIDHVTMTINCVDPDIGAQIYPWIFWKNRRVYGRKGAEILIKQQQKGLQMLVDRGILVKVNSVMIPGVNDKHLEEVSKAVKAKGAFLHNVMPLIAEAEHGTFYGVMGQRGPTHDELQELQDACSGDMNMMRHCRQCRADAVGMLGEDRGDEFTMDKIEAVDVDYAAAMVKRTEVHAAIEATLAAKHQKKNETFISLSSLSIPKKETRPVLMAIATSGGGIINQHFGHAREFLIYEANAHDVRFISHRKTDLYCSGDDTCGDGESVLQKTINALKGCEVVLCSKIGYEPWGMLEEAGIMPNGEHALEAIEDAVAAVYKEMGEKGLLDKKLETKQRATA from the coding sequence ATGGAACTGACTGTTTTAGGGCAAAGCCAAACCACCGCCCCCGAAGCCGGGGGCTGCGCCTCCAGCGGTTGCGGGAGCAACGACGATCAACTGAACCACCTGCCGGAACACATCCGCGCCAAGGTGCATAATCACCCGTGCTACTCCGAAGAGGCACACCACCATTACGCCCGGATGCACGTTGCGGTTGCCCCGGCCTGCAACATCCAGTGCCACTATTGCAACCGCAAATACGACTGTTCCAACGAATCGCGCCCCGGCGTAGTTTCCGAACTGCTCACCCCCGATCAGGCGGTGAAAAAGGTCATGACCGTGGCGGCGAATATCCCGCAAATGACCGTGCTGGGCATCGCAGGCCCCGGCGACCCGCTTGCCAATCCGGAACGCACCTTCGACACCTTCCGCCAACTGACCGAAAAAGCACCGGACATCAAACTGTGCGTCTCCACCAACGGTCTGGCACTGCCGGAACTGGTCGACGAACTGTGCAAACACAATATCGACCACGTAACCATGACCATCAACTGCGTTGACCCCGACATCGGCGCACAAATTTACCCGTGGATTTTCTGGAAAAACCGCCGCGTGTACGGGCGTAAAGGCGCAGAAATCCTCATCAAGCAGCAGCAAAAAGGGCTGCAAATGCTGGTCGATCGCGGCATCTTGGTCAAGGTCAACTCGGTGATGATCCCCGGTGTCAACGACAAGCATCTGGAAGAAGTCAGCAAAGCGGTCAAAGCCAAAGGCGCATTCCTGCACAACGTCATGCCGCTGATTGCCGAAGCCGAACACGGCACGTTCTACGGCGTGATGGGGCAACGCGGCCCGACCCACGACGAATTGCAGGAACTGCAAGATGCCTGTTCCGGCGACATGAACATGATGCGCCACTGCCGCCAATGCCGCGCCGATGCGGTCGGAATGCTGGGCGAAGACCGTGGCGATGAGTTCACGATGGACAAAATCGAAGCCGTGGATGTCGACTACGCCGCCGCGATGGTCAAACGCACCGAAGTCCACGCCGCCATCGAAGCCACCCTCGCCGCCAAACATCAGAAGAAGAATGAAACCTTCATCTCGCTGTCCAGCTTAAGCATTCCGAAAAAGGAAACACGCCCGGTACTGATGGCAATCGCCACTTCTGGCGGCGGCATCATCAACCAGCACTTCGGTCATGCGCGTGAATTCCTGATTTACGAAGCCAATGCCCACGACGTGCGCTTCATCAGCCACCGCAAAACTGACCTGTATTGCAGCGGCGATGACACCTGCGGCGACGGCGAAAGCGTGCTGCAAAAAACCATCAACGCGCTGAAAGGCTGCGAAGTGGTGCTGTGTTCCAAAATCGGCTACGAGCCGTGGGGAATGCTGGAAGAAGCCGGAATCATGCCCAACGGTGAACACGCGCTGGAAGCCATCGAAGACGCGGTTGCCGCCGTCTACAAGGAAATGGGCGAAAAAGGCTTGCTCGACAAGAAACTGGAAACCAAGCAACGCGCCACCGCGTAA
- a CDS encoding 4Fe-4S dicluster domain-containing protein, whose translation MALQIVDGCVNCWACEPLCPSKAIYAAIPHFLIDAKKCTECDGDYADKQCASICPVEQVIVDSQGEALNPPGSLTGIPPERWEQVRAEIQAR comes from the coding sequence ATGGCATTACAAATCGTTGACGGCTGCGTGAACTGCTGGGCGTGCGAACCGCTCTGCCCCAGCAAAGCCATTTACGCCGCGATCCCGCATTTCCTGATCGACGCCAAGAAATGCACCGAATGCGACGGCGACTACGCCGATAAGCAATGCGCCAGCATCTGTCCGGTCGAACAAGTGATCGTGGACAGTCAGGGTGAAGCCCTGAATCCGCCGGGTTCGCTGACCGGGATTCCGCCGGAACGGTGGGAACAGGTGCGGGCGGAGATACAGGCAAGATAA